The following are encoded in a window of Cygnus atratus isolate AKBS03 ecotype Queensland, Australia chromosome 8, CAtr_DNAZoo_HiC_assembly, whole genome shotgun sequence genomic DNA:
- the BSND gene encoding barttin, whose translation MAEEKTFRYGFIMLGFFLVMTGMFIMSVEKPQIYITFCAVGVLLVAVGITWSMCQCYPRVTFVPVHPEAEWFLADKPTLLPQRDSPGKLCPQAPYSSAYEKSLPSYEQVQRQALEQPRPRSCSQPAVQAKAEVHRELGGGQDPPQEPQPCLETSSCPPRPPPGTAPLASLLEDMDTASLEGSVPGSPVPRGRTPGSPRKSTGQEDDLYYGLREGPDALPEDGDRLFEPEN comes from the exons ATGGCCGAGGAGAAGACGTTTCGCTACGGGTTCATCATGCTGGGCTTCTTCCTGGTGATGACGGGCATGTTCATCATGAGCGTGGAGAAGCCCCAGATCTACATCACCTTCTGCGCCGTGGGCGTGCTGCTCGTCGCCGTGGGCATCACCTGGAGCATGTGCCAGTGCTACCCGAGG gTAACGTTCGTCCCCGTGCACCCCGAGGCCGAGTGGTTCCTGGCTGACAAACCCACTCTGCTGCCGCAGAGGGACAGCCCGGGGAAGCTCTG CCCGCAGGCTCCCTACAGCAGTGCCTACGAGAAGAGCCTGCCCTCCTACGAGCAGGTCCAGAGGCAGGCGTtggagcagccccggccccgcagctgctcccagccggCCGTGCAAGCAAAAGCAGAGGTGCACCGGGAGCTGGGGGGCGGCCAGGATCCCCCCCAGGAGCCACAACCTTGTCTGGAGACCAGCAGCTG ccccccccgGCCACCCCCGGGGACTGCGCCGCTGGCGTCCCTCCTGGAGGACATGGACACAGCGTCGCTGGAGGGCTCTGTGCCCGGCAGCCCCGTGCCGCGGGGCCGGACCCCTGGCTCCCCCCGAAAATCCACCGGGCAGGAGGACGACCTCTACTACGGGCTGAGGGAAGGGCCGGACGCTCTGCCTGAGGACGGCGATCGCCTTTTTGAGCCCGAGAACTGA
- the PCSK9 gene encoding proprotein convertase subtilisin/kexin type 9: MVLVLPLVLLLLAAKAVAVEELAEELVLALGAADEVVAAVGAAPSGHAAFHRAAKASWRLPGRYVVVLREGSGEAEVRGTARRLQARAARHGYLTELLHVFHLLPAFLVKMSSDVLDMALKLPHVEYVEEDAYVFAQSIPWNLGRIVPPQPSSGAYSPPNKGDQVEIYLLDTSVQSTHREIEGRVLVTDFENVPEEDGTRFHRQASKCDSHGTHTAGVLSGRDAGVATGANIRSLRVLNCQGKGTVSGTLIGLEFIKTTLEAQPYAPLVVLLPFAGAYSRALNAGCRRLVQMGVVMVAAAGNYKDDACLYSPASEPEVIAVGATNSEDQPASIGTLGTNFGRCVDLFAPGDDIISASSDCSTCFTAQSGTSQAAAHVAGIAAMLLSAEPSLSLAELRQRLLHFATKNAINAAWFPEEQRLQTPNSVAGLPSRLGADEQLYCRSVWSARSGLTRHATAVARCAGDEEMLSCSSFSHSGRRLGEHMEDKEGRKQCVAHNAFWGQGVYAIARCCTWPKAECRINASSQAAEGAGCSPQDHVLTGCSFHSPSATLGDGSRPVPGPGTGPGRCAGGTEVMAHASCCPAAVLECRVKEHTPQGSAEKVTVSCDDGWTLTGCNAYSQGPGTLGSYAVDDTCVAVSAAGSWAAAAVAICCRSRQ, from the exons atggtgctggtgctgccgctggtgctgctgctgctggcggcgaAGGCGGTGGCGGTGGAGGagctggcggaggagctggtgctggcccTCGGGGCCGCCGATGAGGTGGTGGCGGCCGTCGGGGCTGCCCCGTCGGGGCACGCTGCCTTCCATCGTGCTGCCAAG GCATCGTGGAGGCTACCCGGGCGCTACGTGGTGGTGCTGCGGGAGGGCAGCGGCGAGGCCGAGGTGCGGGGCACGGCGCGGAGGCTGCAGGCCCgggcggcacggcacggctaCCTCACCGAGCTGCTGCATGTCTTCCACCTCCTGCCCGCCTTCCTGGTGAAGATGAGCAGCGACGTCCTGGACATG gccctgaagCTTCCACACGTGGAGTACGTGGAGGAGGACGCGTACGTCTTTGCGCAGAGCATCCCCTGGAACCTGGGCAGGATCGTGCCACCGCAGCCCAGCTCGGGTGCCTACAGCCCTCCCA ATAAAGGTGACCAGGTGGAGATTTACCTGCTGGACACCAGCGTGCAGAGCACCCACCGGGAGATCGAGGGCAGGGTGCTTGTGACCGACTTTGAGAACGTCCCCGAGGAAGATGGCACCCGCTTCCACAGGCAG GCCAGCAAGTGTGACAGCCATGGGACCCACACGGCTGGGGTGCTGAGCGGGCGCGACGCCGGCGTGGCCACAGGTGCCAACATCCGCAGCCTGCGCGTGCTGAACTGCCAGGGGAAGGGCACCGTCAGCGGGACCCTCATCG GCCTGGAGTTCATCAAGACGACGCTGGAGGCTCAGCCCTACGCGccgctggtggtgctgctgcccttcGCCGGTGCCTACAGCCGCGCGCTGAACGCCGGCTGCCGCCGGCTGGTGCAGATGGGGGTGGTGATGGTTGCGGCCGCCGGTAACTACAAGGATGATGCCTGCCTTTACTCGCCAGCGTCTGAGCCAGAG GTCATCGCGGTCGGGGCGACCAACAGCGAGGACCAGCCCGCCTCCATCGGCACCCTGGGCACCAACTTCGGCCGCTGCGTGGACCTGTTCGCCCCAGGGGACGACATCATCAGTGCCTCCAGCGACTGCAGCACGTGCTTCACGGCGCAGAGCGGCACGTCGCAGGCGGCCGCACATGTGGCAG GCATCGCAGCCATGCTGCTCAGCGCCGAGCCCAGCCTGAGCCTCGCCGAGCTCCGGCAGCGCCTCCTGCACTTCGCCACCAAGAACGCCATCAACGCGGCGTGGTTCCCCGAGGAGCAGCGGCTCCAGACACCCAACAGCGTGGCGGGGCTCCCCAGCCGGCTGGGTGCAG ATGAGCAGCTGTACTGCCGCTCAGTGTGGTCGGCACGCTCGGGGCTCACCCGGCACGCCACGGCCGTGGCTCGCTGTGCCGGTGACGAGGAGATGCTCAGCTGCTCCAGCTTCTCCCACAGTGGCCGGCGGCTTGGCGAGCATATGGAG GacaaggaggggaggaagcagtGCGTGGCCCACAATGCTTTCTGGGGCCAAGGCGTCTATGCCATCGCCAGGTGCTGCACGTGGCCCAAGGCTGAGTGCCGGATCAACGCCAGCTCGCAGGCGGCCgagggggctggctgctccccgCAGGACCACGTGTTGACTG GCTGCAGCTTCCACTCCCCCTCTGCCACCCTGGGTGATGGCAGCAGACCCGTGCCGGGGCCAGGGACTGGGCCTGGCCGCTGTGCCGGGGGAACGGAGGTGATGGCACACGcgtcctgctgccctgctgccgtGCTGGAGTGCCGGGTGAAGGAGCACACGCCTCAGGGCTCTGCCGAGAAG GTGACGGTGTCCTGTGACGACGGCTGGACGCTGACGGGCTGCAACGCCTACTCCCAGGGCCCCGGCACCTTGGGGTCCTACGCTGTGGACGACACCTGCGTGGCAGTGAGTGCCGCCGGCAGCTGGGCAGCCGCGGCCGTCGCCATTTGCTGCCGGAGCCGGCAGTAG